The genome window GGCGATCGTGTGGGTCGGATCGCTGATGGCCACGCCGATGCGTTTCTCCCCCAGATCCAGCGCCATCACCCGGCCCATCAGATGGACTCCAGGGGAAGGGGGGGTTGGGCGGCCTCGCCGGGGTAGGGCAGGCCCAGGTGTTCATAGGCGCGGCGGGTGAGCACCCGGCCGCGCGGCGTGCGGTCGAGGAAGCCCAGCTGCAGCAGGTAAGGTTCCACCACATCCATGATCGTATCCGGCTCCTCGGAGAGGGCCGCGGCCAGCGTCTCCAGCCCCACCGGCCCGCCGCCGAATTTCTCGGCGAGGGTGCGGATCAGCCGCCGGTCCAGCTCGTCCAGCCCCATGGGATCCACGTCCATCAGCTGGAGCGCCTCGGCGGCTACGGCGGCGGTGATCACCCCGTCGGCGCGGACCTGGGCGTAATCCCGGACGCGGCGGAGCAGGCGAACGGCCACGCGGGGCGTGCCCCGGGCCCGACGGGCGATCTCCCGCACGCCTTCCGCTTCGATCTCCACCCCGAGCACCTGGGCGGCGCGGCGGACAATGGCTTCCATCGCCTCCAGGTCATAGAAATCCAGGCGGAAAATGGCGCCGAAGCGGGCGCGGAGGGGAGCCGTGAGAAGGGCCAGGCGGGTGGTGGCGCCGATCACCGTGAACCGGGGAAGGCTCAGGCGGATGCTGCGGGCGGCGGGCCCTTTCCCGATGACGATATCCAGGGCGAAGTCCTCCATCGCCGGGTAGAGGACCTCCTCCACCGTGCGGGGGAGGCGGTGGATCTCATCGATGAACAGGATCTCGCCGGCCCGCAGGTTGGTGAGGATGGCCGCCAGATCCCCCGCCCGCTCGATGGCAGGGCCGGAGGTGATCCGGATAGGCACCCCCATCTCGTTGGCGATGACGATGGCCAGGGTGGTCTTGCCCAGGCCAGGAGGACCGTAGAAGAGCAGATGATCCAGGGGCTCCCCGCGGGCTCGCGCCGCCTCGATCAGGATCCGCAGGTTTTCCTTCACCCGATCCTGGCCGATGAACTCCTCCAGCCGTTGGGGCCGGAGAGCCATCTCGATCGCCTGTTCCTCCGATCGCCCGTAGGGGGAGATGGGGCGCTCCGGCCTCCCAGGCTCGGCGGATGGATTTCCAGAGGGTTGTCCTTCCAGCGAATCTTTCCGACGCTTCAATCGGCCACTCCCACTCCGCAATCTATATCGATTATACTTCCTTTAACGAAGCCGTCCCCATGAAGAACCGTTCCGGCCCGCCGTTGGGGGGTATGATCGGGATGTCCGTTCGCCGTCGCGGGTTCTGGGGTTCCATCACGCCTGGGCACCTGCTGGCCCTCACCGCGTTGGTGGGGATCTTCGTGTTCGTCAACACCCACCCTATCCGCCCCCACGATTTCTGGTGGCACCTCGCCGTCGGGCGGGAGATCCTTCAAACCGGTCGCATCCCCACGGTGGACACCTTCTCGTATACCCGGGCCGGCGCGCCGTATCCGTCCTATGCGATGTTCTGGCTGGCTGACGTGCTGATGTATGGGCTTTACGCCCTGGGCGGCCCGGCGCTGACCGTATTCGCTCACAGCCTGCTGATCACGTCCGCCTACGGGTTGATCCTGTGGGCGGCATGGGAGGCCAGCGGGCCGCGGGCTGCGGCCCTGGGGATCGTCGTGGCGGCCGCCCTGGGGCTCGACGACTGGAATGTGCGGCCCCAGGCCTTCGCCTTCCTGGCCGGCGCGCTGTTCCTCCGGGGGCTCGCCGGGCTGGAACGCTCTCCACGCTGGCTCTGGATCTTCCCCTTTGGGATGGCCCTCTGGGTCAACACCCACGGTTCCTTTCCCCTTGGGCTGTTGCTGGTCGGATTGACGCTGGTGGGGAAGGCGCTCGAGGGCGGGATCCCGGGGGGACGCGGGGTGTCGATGCGCCGTTTCCTTGTGGCCCTGGGGCTGACGGTTCTGGCCACCGGGCTGAACCCCCGGGGTTTCGGCGTGTATGCGTATTCGATCATGATGGCCCGTAACCCGGTGATCCGGGCCCTGGTCCCGGAGTGGGCCCCGCCGGGCTTGGACCGCCACGGGCTGCTGTTTTACGCCGCGGCGGCGCTGGTGGGGTTGCTGCTGGCGATCCCCCCGCGTCGCCTTTCGCCCCATCATCTCCTGATCGCCGGGGCGTTCGCCCTGCTGGGGCTCCAGACCTCCCGGGGGGTGGTGTGGTTCGGGATGGTGGCGGCGCCGATCCTCGCGGCGCGGATCCAGGCCCTCTGGCCGGAACGGCCGGGACGGACGGGGATCCCGGCCCTGAACGGATGGTTCCTGGGGCTGCTGAGCGGGATGGCCCTCGCGGCGCTTCCCTGGTTCAAAGCGTGGTGGCCGATGCCCGCTGCCAAGGCCGGTCTGATCTCGGCGGAAACGCCGGTCGCGGCGACGGCCTTCCTGCTTCAGCAACGACCGCCGGGGCCGGTGTTCCATGCCCTTTCGTTCGGCAGCTACCTGATCTGGGCGGCCCACCCCGATTATCCGGTGTTCGTGGACACCCGGCTGGAGCTTTATCCGATGGCGATCTGGGAGGATTACCTGGCGATCAGCGCGGCGGCGCCGGGCTGGGAGGAACGCCTGGCTCGCTACGGAGTGTGCC of Thermoflexus sp. contains these proteins:
- the ruvB gene encoding Holliday junction branch migration DNA helicase RuvB; translation: MALRPQRLEEFIGQDRVKENLRILIEAARARGEPLDHLLFYGPPGLGKTTLAIVIANEMGVPIRITSGPAIERAGDLAAILTNLRAGEILFIDEIHRLPRTVEEVLYPAMEDFALDIVIGKGPAARSIRLSLPRFTVIGATTRLALLTAPLRARFGAIFRLDFYDLEAMEAIVRRAAQVLGVEIEAEGVREIARRARGTPRVAVRLLRRVRDYAQVRADGVITAAVAAEALQLMDVDPMGLDELDRRLIRTLAEKFGGGPVGLETLAAALSEEPDTIMDVVEPYLLQLGFLDRTPRGRVLTRRAYEHLGLPYPGEAAQPPLPLESI